The genomic region GAACTCCCCCAGAAAAGGGACAGTGAAGGGGGAGGGAAGGTTCGATGACTGTCCCGGTTTTGATGAAGATTTGTGAACGTCCCTGTTCTGGGGGGTGGTGGAGGAGATAGGTGGAGCGGGTGCTGATCACCGGCGGGCGCGGCCTGCTGGGAGGCGAGATCGCGGCGGCGTTCCGGCCCCGGTTCGAGGTGCGGGTCACCGACCTGGCGGAGTGCGACGTCCTGGACGCCGCGGCGTGCCTCCGGGAGATCGGGCGTTTCCGCCCCCGGATTGTGGTCCATTGCGCCGCGTACACGGCGGTCGACCGCGCGGAGGGCGAGCCGGAGGCCGCCTTCGCCCTCAACGCCGAAGGGACGCGGAACGTGGCGGCCGCTTCCCGGGAGGCGGGGGCGGCGGTGGTCTCGTTCGGGACCGACTACGTGTTCGACGGGACGTCCGCCCTCCCGTACCGCGAAGAGGACCCGGTCCGCCCGCTCTCGGTCTACGGGAAGAGCAAGCTGGCCGCCGAGGAGGCGCTGCGGGAGGCGGCTGGGGAGCACCTCCTCGTCCGCACCCAGTGGCTGTACGGCCCCGGGGGGAGGAATTTCATCGGGACGATCCTGGAAAAGGCGCGCAAAGGGGAGGCGCTGCGGGTGGCGTCGGACCAGACCGGGTGCCCCACCTTCACGGTGGACCTGGCGCGGGCGGTTCTCGCGCTGGTCGATGCGGGCGCGCGGGGGACCGTGAACTTTTCCAACGAGGGGGAGACGACCTGGTACGGCCTCGCGCGGTTCGTGCTGGCGCGCGCGCTCCCCGGCTACACGGCGCTCTCTCCTGCGGCGACCCGGGATCTGCCGTACCCCGCGCCCCGACCGGCGTACGCGGTTCTGTCCAAGGAGAAGTATCGCGGGATCACGGGGGAGACCCCGAGGCCGTGGGAAGCGGCGGTGATCGAATTCCTGGAATCGAAGGCGGGAGAGGTGCGCTGACATGCTGAAGGCACTGGTGACCGGCGGGGCGGGGTTCATCGGATCGAACTTCGTCCGGTACGCGTTGGCCGCGCACGACGACTGGCAGGTCGTGAACGTCGACAAGCTCACCTACGCGGGGAACCTGGCGAACCTGGCCGACGTGG from Deltaproteobacteria bacterium harbors:
- the rfbD gene encoding dTDP-4-dehydrorhamnose reductase, which produces MERVLITGGRGLLGGEIAAAFRPRFEVRVTDLAECDVLDAAACLREIGRFRPRIVVHCAAYTAVDRAEGEPEAAFALNAEGTRNVAAASREAGAAVVSFGTDYVFDGTSALPYREEDPVRPLSVYGKSKLAAEEALREAAGEHLLVRTQWLYGPGGRNFIGTILEKARKGEALRVASDQTGCPTFTVDLARAVLALVDAGARGTVNFSNEGETTWYGLARFVLARALPGYTALSPAATRDLPYPAPRPAYAVLSKEKYRGITGETPRPWEAAVIEFLESKAGEVR